The Triplophysa dalaica isolate WHDGS20190420 chromosome 5, ASM1584641v1, whole genome shotgun sequence genome window below encodes:
- the LOC130421164 gene encoding cytochrome c oxidase assembly factor 6 homolog produces the protein MSAPTSSERKACWGARDELWKCLDLNEDKTSACEKHQRDFEAKCPAQWVKYFAKRRDFLKYKEKIQTEGYEPTEGASKSS, from the exons ATGAGTGCTCCTACTTCCAGTGAACGCAAAGCTTGCTGGGGTGCCAGAGACGAGCTGTGGAAGTGTTTAGATCTCAATGAAGACAAGACATCTGCCTGTGAGAAACACCAGCGAGATTTTGAAGCCAAGTGTCCTGCTCAGTGG GTGAAGTATTTCGCCAAACGAAGGGACTTCTTGAAGTACAAGGAGAAAATACAAACCGAAGGATATGAACCCACAGAGGGAGCATCGAAATCAAGTTGA